One window of the Oncorhynchus mykiss isolate Arlee chromosome 5, USDA_OmykA_1.1, whole genome shotgun sequence genome contains the following:
- the LOC118964554 gene encoding angiopoietin-related protein 2-like: MILPVVFPLVLLLVCGPGSTLQAEAEELESIGEVLEREFLFAGRTKRAASADASSQVDKCSYTFIVPQQKQTGAICVNSKEPDSLLENRVNKQELELLNGELQKQRRQMESLQQLVEVDGGIVNEVKLLRKESRNMNARVTQLYMQLLHEIIRKRDNALEVSQLENRVLNHTSEMGRLASRYRDLEHKYQHLSALAGNQSAIIVQLEQHCRRGGHSYGGERERSRPVRPQPPVLPQQPTQQRPVAPPVASKPYHPPTYTRSNQITNEIQSDQNSKALPPPLPTMPSGTHQPSTTNKPSGPFKDCLAALEEGHATSGMYLVKPENANRLMQVWCDQRHDPGGWTVIQRRQDGSVNFFRNWDTYKQGFGNIDSEYWLGLENIYWLTNQGNYKLLVMLEDWSGRKTFAEYASFRIEAEADFYKLRVGRYHGNAGDSLTWHNGKQFTTLDRDHDVYTGNCAHYQKGGWWYNACAHSNLNGVWYRGGHYRSRYQDGVYWAEFRGGAYSLKKVSMMIRPNPNTFH, from the exons ATGATTCTCCCTGTGGTTTTTCCTCTGGTGCTGCTGCTGGTCTGCGGGCCGGGCTCCACACTGCAGGCGGAGGCCGAGGAGTTGGAGAGCATAGGTGAGGTTCTGGAGCGGGAGTTCCTCTTCGCCGGACGCACCAAGCGTGCTGCGTCAGCGGACGCCTCCTCGCAAGTAGACAAGTGCTCCTACACTTTTATCGTCCCCCAGCAGAAGCAAACCGGCGCCATCTGCGTTAACTCCAAGGAGCCCGACAGCCTCCTAGAGAACCGGGTCAACAAACAGGAGCTGGAGCTACTGAACGGCGAGCTTCAGAAGCAGCGGCGACAGATGGAGTCGCTGCAGCAGCTGGTGGAGGTGGACGGCGGCATCGTCAACGAGGTCAAGCTCCTGCGCAAGGAGAGCCGCAACATGAACGCTCGCGTCACGCAACTCTACATGCAGCTGCTACACGAGATCATCCGCAAACGCGACAACGCCCTGGAGGTGTCTCAGCTGGAGAACCGCGTGCTCAACCACACCTCTGAGATGGGTCGGCTGGCTTCGCGCTACCGTGACCTGGAGCACAAGTACCAGCACTTATCCGCCCTCGCCGGCAACCAGAGCGCCATCATCGTGCAGTTGGAGCAGCATTGCCGCCGAGGGGGCCACTCgtacgggggagagagagaaaggtctcGTCCTGTTCGCCCTCAGCCCCCCGTGTTGCCACAGCAACCTACGCAGCAGAGGCCGGTAGCGCCACCAGTGGCCAGTAAACCCTACCATCCACCCACATACACCCGCAGCAACCAGATCACCAATGAAATCCAGAGCGACCAGAACTCCAAAGCGTTGCCACCTCCGCTGCCCACCATGCCCAGTGGCACTCACCAGCCATCCACAACAAACAAGCCCTCAG GGCCTTTCAAGGACTGCCTTGCTGCTCTAGAGGAGGGTCACGCCACCAGTGGCATGTACCTGGTCAAGCCTGAGAACGCCAACCGGTTGATGCAGGTGTGGTGTGACCAGAGGCACGACCCCGGCGGCTGGACAGTCATTCAGAGACGCCAGGACGGCTCCGTCAACTTCTTCAGGAACTGGGACACCTACAAG CAAGGATTTGGTAACATTGACAGTGAATACTGGCTGGGTCTTGAAAACATCTACTGGCTGACCAACCAGGGCAACTACAAGCTTCTGGTGATGCTGGAGGACTGGTCCGGTCGCAAGACCTTTGCCGAGTACGCCAGCTTCCGTATTGAGGCAGAGGCAGACTTCTACAAACTAAGAGTGGGTCGCTACCATGGCAACGCCGGGGACTCCCTCACATGGCACAACGGCAAGCAGTTCACCACGCTGGACAGGGACCACGACGTGTATACAG GTAACTGTGCCCATTACCAGAAGGGTGGCTGGTGGTATAACGCCTGTGCCCACTCCAACCTGAACGGCGTGTGGTACCGGGGCGGGCACTACCGCAGCCGATACCAGGACGGCGTCTACTGGGCCGAGTTCCGCGGGGGCGCTTACTCCCTGAAGAAAGTGTCCATGATGATCCGACCCAACCCAAACACCTTCCACTAA